The sequence ATTGGAGGGTTCGTCGTCGCGCTATAAGCGGCCTCCGGTCCCCCGGACGGCGGCATCGCCGTGACCGCCCCCCGCTTCCCCTGCACGCTGAATGACAATCCTTAAGGCGGATCTTACGAGAGATACTATTCAAATGCTCGATCAGTTCAAGGGCTGTCTTCTCGGGGCCGCAATGGGCGATGCGCTCGGCATGGCGCGGGAGAGCACCCCTCCCGACTTCCAGCGCCTCCATGAGGGATACCGCCGGGCCTGGCGCGGCCACCCGAACGCGGGGTTGAAGCCCGGGCGGTTCACCGACGACACCCAGATGATGCTCCTCGTCGCCGGGATGCTCGTCGGCGGCACCTACTCTGAGCAGGGGTACGCGGCCGCCCTTGCCCGGATGTACATGAACGAGGAGCTCCGGTTCCCCGACGCCGCCGTGGACGCCGCGTGCCGGCGCCTCCTCCTCTCCGGCGAGCAGTTGGGCGGCGTCGCTTCCAACACCGCCGGCTGCATCAGCATCTCCATCCCGTTCGCGCTCGCCTACAGCGACCCGGTCGATGTGACCGAACGGGTGGTCCAGGCCTGCAGCGTCACCCATACTCACCCGGCGGCGCACGCCGGCGCGGTCACCGTCGCGATGCTCGTCCACTACGCCGTCCGCGGCCGCCCCGACGCGCTCTCCCTCGCCGAGAAGCATGCGGGCCTCGAGGACATCACCCTCGGCAACAAGATCCGCGCCGCCGTCCGCCTTGCAAACGAGGGGATCAGCCTTGAGAGCGCGCTATCGGTGATCGGGAACGACGTGACCGTCTACCAGACCGTCCCGCTCGCATTCTTCCTTATCCACCGCATCAGGGATGTCTCAGTGCTCCTCAACACCGCCGCCCATGTCGGGGGGAACACCGACACCATCGCGTTCATCTGCGGCGCCTACGCGGGCGCGACCTACGGAAAATCCGCGCTGCCCCGTGACCTCCTCGAAGGTCTTGAGGGTCGGGATGCGATCGAATCGATGGCTGCCCGGCTCTACGAACGATACATCACAAAGCCTTAAGATTCTATAAAAGACACATCTTCCGTATGGAAATTGCGATTATCGGTGCATCCGGATACACCGGCGGCGAGTTAATGCGGCTCCTGCTGAACCACTCGTCCGCAGACGTCGTCACCGCGACATCCCGGAAGCTGGACGGCACCCCCGTCGCCTCGGTCCATCCCCACCTCCGGGGGTTGACCGATCTCGTCTTTCGGAACATCGAAGCCGGCGATATCGACGCCGACTTTGCCTTCCTCGCCGTACCGCACACCGCGGCGATGAAGATTGCCGGGACGCTTGCAGAGCGGGGGATTAAGACCGTCGACCTCTCTGCCGACTACCGGCTCGCAAAGGACGTCTACGAGAAGACCTACGGCGTGCGCCACGAGGCCTACTTCGAGGCCCCCTATGGTCTCGTCGAACTCCACCGGGACGAGGTCAGGGGGGCATCCTTCGTCGCGAACCCGGGCTGCTTCCCGACCGGGGCGACGCTCGCGGCGGCACCGCTGGCGAAGTTTGCCCACACGATCATCTACGACTCAAAGACCGGGGTCACCGGGGCAGGCAACACCCCGTCGGGAACCACCCACTACCCCAACGTCGGCGACAACTTCAGCGCCTACAAGTGGACGACCCACCGCCACCTTGCCGAGATGAAACAGGAGGCAGCCCGGCTCGGCTCAACCGCCCGGTGCTACTTCACGCCGCACCTCCTCCCGGTGAACCGGGGCATCCTCACGACGGCCCATATCCTCCTCCGCGAGCCGATGGAGCAGGACGAGGTCGAGGCGCTCTACCGGAAGTTCTACGAAGACGAGTTCTTCGTCCGCTACCAGAAACCGACCCTTGCCGCCGTGCGGGGAACGAACTTCTGCGACGTGGCCGTGGAGAGCGAAGGCGACCGCGTCGTCGCGATATCGGCGATCGACAACCTGGTCAAGGGCGCAAGCGGCCAGGCGATCCAGAACATGAACCTGATGTGCGGGTTTGCGGAAGACGACGGTCTCCGCTTCGCCGGCATGCTTCCATGAGGTGATGGCGGTGCTGATCAAGGATATCATGACCCCGGACCCGGTGACCGTCCGGGTCGACTCACCGGTCCGCGAGGCGGCAGGGCTGCTCCGGAAGTACCATATCGGCGGGCTCCCCGTCATGGATGGCGACCGGGTGGCGGGAATCGTCACCGAGACCGATATCATATCGCTCCTTGATGTCGGCGATCTCTCAAGCGACCTCTGGCTTCCGTCGCCGCTTGAGGTGATCGAGGTCCCTATCAGGGAGTTCATCAACTGGGAGAAGACAAAACGGGCGCTCACCGATATCAGCGATATGGAGGTGCGGCGGGTGATGAGCAGCCCGGTCGTCACGATCGACGAAGAGTCTGATATCGTCGATGCGGCCTCCCTGATGCTCAGGGAGAGGATCGCACGCCTCCCGGTGCTCCGCGACGGAAAGCTGGTTGGGATCGTCACCCGGGCCGACATCGTCCGGGGCATCGGGGCGCCCGCCGGGGAGGAGGAAGAGGCATGAAGAGCATCTGTGCGACAAAAGGCGTCAGCGCCGCCGGGATCAAGGAAGGAAAGTTCGGGCTTGCGCTGATCCGGGCGAGCGGGACCGCGGCCGGGGTCTTCACCTCGAACAAGATGCGAGCGGCCCCGGTCGAGGTGATGATGGACCGGATGCGTCGGGGCAGACTCGATGCCGTCGTCGTGAACAGCGGGTGCGCAAACGCCTACACCGGCAAGCGGGGAATCCGCGATGCGGAGGAGATGTGCGCTATCGCGGCCGCTCCGCTCGGGCTTGAGCCGGAGTCGGTCGGTGTTGCGAGCACCGGGGTGATCGGGCGCTACCTCAACCTCCCGCTCATTCGGGACCAGTGCGAGCGCATAGCCCCGCTCCTCGCCCGGAACGACGATGCCGAGGACGCAGCGGCCCGGGCGATCATGACCACCGACACCTTCCCGAAACACGCCCTTGTCGAGACCGGGTCGTTCTCTGTCGGCGGGATCACCAAGGGGAGCGGGATGATCGCCCCCAACATGGGGACGATGCTTGCGTTCATCTACACCGACGCTGAGGTTGAGGCCCCGGTCCTCCACGATATCCTCCGCCAGGCGACCCGGCGGTCCTTCAACCGGGTCGTGGTCGATGGGGACACGAGCACGAACGATGTGGCCCTCTGCACCGCGACTGGGGCTGCAGGAAAGGTGAACCGGGAGGAACTCGCAGACGCCATCGAGGCCGTCTGCCGCAACCTCGCGGTCCAGATCGCCCGCGACGGCGAAGGAGCGACGAAACTCCTCGAGGTCACGGTCCGCGGCGCCGCAGACGAGGACGAGGCCGCCGCCGTGGCGCGGACGATCGTCGCCTCCCCGCTCGTCAAGACCGCCATCTATGGCGAGGACCCGAACTGGGGCCGGGTGGTCGCGGCCGCCGGCCGGTCGGGCGCTGAGTTCGACCCCTACGCGGTCTCCCTCCGGGTCGGGGGGGTGCCCCTCGTCGTCCGCGGCGAGATCGTCGCCGATCTCGGAGCGGCGAAGGTCGCGATGCACGGTGATACCGTCTCCTTCGACCTCGACCTTGCGGCAGGCGATGGGAAGGCGACGGCGTGGGGATGTGACCTCACCGAGAGATACGTGGAGATCAACGGGAAGTATACGACATGAAACGAGAAGACGTGTTGATGGAGGCACTCCCCTATATCCAGAAGTTTTACGGGAAGACGATCGTGATCAAACTCGGCGGCCACGCGATGGTCGACCAGAGCATCCTTGAGACAGTGATCAGGGATGCCGTCCTCCTCCGCTATGTGGGGATGAAGGTTGTCCTGGTCCACGGCGGAGGACCCGAGATCACCGCAAAGATGCGGGCGATGGGCAAGGAACCGAAGTTCGTCGGCGGGCTTCGGATCACTGACCCCGAGACCCTCGAGATCGCACAGATGGTCCTCGTCGGCAAGATCAACGACGGGATCGTCTCCCTCATCGCGAACTGCGGCACCCGGGCGGTCGGGATCTCCGGGAACGACGCAAACCTCCTCATCGCCCGGAAGATGGAGCCCCAGCGGGTGATGGTGGGGGATGTTGTCCAGGAGGTGGACCTCGGCAGGGTCGGCGAGATCGAGGAGGTCGACCCCGAGGTGCTCCACTGCCTCCTCGCCCAGGGCTACATCCCGGTGGTGGCGCCGATGGCCCTCGACCGGCAGGGCGGGAGCCTGAACATCAACGCCGATACCGCGGCCGCCGAGATCGCGATCGCTCTTCGGGCATTCAAGTTGATCAACCTCACCGACGTCGATGGGGTGATGAACGCCGACCGAACCCGGGTCTACCACCGCTTGACGCTCCCCGAGGCTGAGGCGATGATCAGCGACGGGACGATCGCCGGCGGGATGATCCCGAAACTCGAGGGCTGTATGAAGGCGGTCAGGAACGGCGTTACGAGCGCTCACGTCGTGAACGGCAACCGGGAGCACAACCTGCTCCTCGAGCTCTTCACCGACGAGGGCGTCGGGACGATGATCACACTCTAAATCTTTTTTTCACGGCAGGTTGCCGTCCCCGGTGCACTCCCGCTGCCGCTCTTCGTTCATCTCGATCAGGATCTCAAAGATCTTCCGGACGGCGACCGGGTCGATCCGGCTCTCGACGGCGTGGGTGAAGACCCGGTCGAGGACCACTTTCCGCTGCTCGTCGTCGCGGATAGGTAGGCCGTTCTCCTGTTTGAGGCGGGCGATCCGCGCCGCCAGTCTCTGCCGTTCTGCAACAAGATCGATGATTTGCTCATCGATCTCCTGGATTCCGTTCCTGACGGCATCAAGGGACATACTCCATGATTAGCCCCGGCGGGGGAATAAACATGACGGGCCTGGCGGGGGGATGCACCCGGTGTGCCCGGGCGTTGGGCGAGGGTATCCCACAACGGTCATGCGACCATTTCGGCCGCAGGCCCGATCGATGAAGATCAGGTCTCCGTGGGTCTGTCCCTGTGCAGTGGACCCGGAGTGGAGATCGGGGGTCTCCCTTTGATGCGACGATACCCGCGAAACCCCTCACCCCGCCCCCCTAGTGTATCATTTCATCTAATATTGTCCATGCAATACCATCTCACGCGAAGGGCGCGAAGCCGCGAAGTTCGGTTGCTGGGCGGCAGAGTCCCCTTCGCGTTCTTCGCGCCTTCGCGCGAGGTGGCGATCGCTCGCCCCGCATCAGGACCCGCAACATAAGGTGAAACGGTCCAGTAGTGGAGCATTGCATCTAATATTGTCCATGCAATACCATCTCACGCGAAGGGCGCGAAGCCGCGAAGTTCGGTTGCTGGGCGGCATAGTCCCCTTCGCGTTCTTCGCGCCTTCGCGCGAGGTGGCGATCGCTCGCCCCGCATCAGGACCCGCAACATAAGGTGAAACGGTCCAGTAGTGGAGCATTGCATCTAATATTGTCCATGCAATACCATCTCACGCGAAGGGCGCGAAGCCGCGAAGTTCGGTTGCTGGGCGGCATAGTCCCCTTCGCGTTCTTCGCGTCTTCGCGTGAGGTGGCGATCGCTCGCCCCGCATCAGGACCCGCAACATAAGGTGAAACGGTCCACTAGGGCGCAGGGGCAATCGTGGCGAAGAGCCACCACGGTCCACTGTCCTGGGTTCTGTCCTCGTTTCCACTGTTCCTCAAATCACCTGGAATACCATTTACTGCAGCCCGTCGCGTCCCGGAAGAAGCGAAGAATCTTATGATCCCGGCGCAAACCTGGTACCGGATGCTGGAAAAAATACCGCCACGCGAGCGCCGGGATCTCCTGATCGCGTGGCTTGCCATCTCACTCGCCTTCACCCTGATCTTCATCCGGGGTGGGGTGGACATCATCGGGCTCATCTTCTTCTTCGTGCTCTCTCTCCTCACGGTAGGGGTCGCCTTCGTCCTCCACGAGCTCGCGCACAAGTTTGCCGCGATGCGCTACGGTTACTGGGCTGAATTCCAGAAAGATAACCAGATGCTCCTCGTCGCCGTGGTGATGGCGGCGCTTGCGGGGATCGTCTTTGCGGCCCCGGGAGCGACCTACATCTACGGAAACGTGAATAGGACTGAGAATGGGCTGATATCGGCGGCAGGACCGATCACGAACCTCATCCTCTGCATACCGTTCGCGGTCCTCATGCTCTTCGGCGGCGGCCTCATCGGCATCGTGGGCCTCGTCGGGCTCCGGGTCAACGCCATGATTGCCACCTTCAACATGCTCCCGGTCGGCGTTCTCGACGGCCGCAAGGTCCTCTCCTGGAACCCGGCCGCGTTTGCAATGCTCATGGCCGCCTCTCTCGGGGTCCTTATCTGGTCGCTCTTCTGAGAGACCTTCGCCCGGGGGCTATCCTGGCCCCCCGAGGCGCGATACTCGGACCGTCCTGGACTGCCTGAGGGGCTCAACCCTCCGCAGACGGCCCCCGGAGTGCTCATGAAATCCGGGGACCTTCAATCGCTGGAGACTTCTGGGATGAGCCCCCTTGTTTTATGTCGTTCGCTTCAGCGTGAACCGAAACGCCGCGCCGCATTCCGGGTGTCCCGGCACCCGGTCGTCGACCCAGATCCGGCCGCCGTAGCGCGTAATAAGCATCCGGGTGATGTAGAGCCCGAGGCCCTGGCCACTCTTCTGGTTCCTGCTCTGCCCAAACCGCATGAATACGGCTTCTTTCATCTCGTCAGGGACCCCCGGCCCGGTGTCCTCGATCGAGACCAGGACGTCATCGCCGCTCTCCTCCACCCTGATGGTGACCTCGACCGCCGGTCCCCCGAACTTGATGGCGTTCCCGATCAGGTTCGTGAAGACCTCCGGGAGGAGCTGGTCGGCCATGATCACGAGATCTCTGCGGTCGTATTGGAAGGTGACCTCGGAGAAGATCTCGATCTCGTCCTGGATAACCTGGTCAAGATCGACCGGCACGAGTATGGTCGACTCGTGGTGGATCCGGCGGATGGTCGAGACGTTCCGTAAGATCTCGATGCTCTTCCTGATGCTGCTCCGGAGCCTCTGTGCGTAACCCCTCGCTTCCCCCTCGAGCATATTGATGAGGAGATCGGTGTAGAGGCTCGAGACGTTCTCAGCGTTCCTGATATCGTGGCTGAGGATATCGAGGTAGAGGTTCGCCTCCCGCTTGGCCCTCTCCAGTTGCCGGATCAGCATGGTGCGCTCGATGGAACTCCCGATCTCCCTTCCGATGGCCACCAGGAGGGAGCGTTCGACGTCGGTGAACTGTTTGCGGTCGTGAGGCACCACGTTCAGGGACCCGACGACCCTTCCGGGCGCCACGATCGGGATGCTGGCATACGGGGGTATGTCGCGCTCCCCAGGGTCGTCGACGAAGAGGGGCTCTCCCGCCACGAATACATCCGCGTACGGCGGTACGGCGATGTCGGGGACGCCAGGCGGTGGGATGAAGTCATCCGGCATGCCCCGGACGCAGACGAGCCGGGCGCTCTGCCGGCCTGGTTCGACCAGGTAGATCCCGCCGCCCCGGAGATCGAGGAGGGCGATGGTTGCCGCGAGCACGTCCTCCAGCGCCTCCTCGATGTCGGTCGCGGATGTCGATACGCCGATGATCTGGTTTAAGACCGAGAGTTTCCGGTTATGGGCCTGGATCTCCGCCTCGGCCCGTTTCAGGTCGGTGATATCTGCGATCGAGGCCATGAGGCAGATCGGGGCCCCGGCGTCGTTCGTGACCAGGTTCCCGGAGTACGTGACATAGAACGCCGTCCCGTCCCGGCGTCTTCCGATCCGCTCGCCGACATACCTTCCGGAAACAAGGAGTGCCCGGAGAGCATCTGTAGCATCCTCTTCGTCCTGCCAGAACTCAGTAATCGATCGCCCGAGCACCTCGGCGGCGGAGGTATAGCCCCACATGGAGAGAAACGCCTGGTTGACGTAGGTCAGGCGGCCGTCGAGATCAGAGATCGTGAACGCATTGAGCGAGGATGCTATCGCCATATCACGGATCCGGAGATCCTGCTCGGCCAGTTTCCGCTGGCCGATATCGATCCCGGATCCCATCAGGCAGAGCGGCCTGCCTGACTCGTCGGTGACGACGGAGAGAGCAAGTTGCATGGGAAAGGTCGTCCCGTCACACCGTTGCGCCTCTATCTCCCCGAGCCAGGCGCCGTTCCGGAGGGCCTCTACCCTGGTCCGCTCCCCCTCCTCCCGGTCGGCCCAGATCATCGAGAACGGCTTCCCGATGACCTCTTCCTCTCGCTCCCATCCATGCACGGCGAGGGAGGCACGGTTGACGTAGATGATCCTCCCCTCGAGGTCGGCGAGGGCGACGGCACCAAGTGACGACGCTATCGCCATGTCCTTGATCCGGAGTTCGAGGTCGGCACGCTTCTGCTCGGTGATGTCCCGGAGGGAGCAGAGCATTCCGGTGGCGTTTCCGCGGTCGTCTTCCAGGGCGCTGAGGGTCGCATCGACGAATAGGGCTTCCCCGTCCCGTTTCCGGTGGATGGTGACGCCGCGCCAGATTCCTGGATCCTGGAGGGCGGTTTGGGCCTCCTCTTCGTCGTCCGGGCGGAGCCATTCGTAGGTGAAGAAGTCCGTGTTGAGCCTGCCGAGAGCCTCACTCGAAGAGACGCCGTAGAGCCGCTCTGCGGCCCGGTTCATGTAGGTGATCCGCCCATCCGCGTCGACCGCGATCACGGCGTCATCCACCTGCCCGAGCACCAGGGCCTGGAACTGGAGCTGTTCTTCCACCCGTTTCCGCCTGGTGACGTCCCGGCTGATCCCGAGCAGGTTGCGGACGGTGCCGTCGCTTTCCGTCATCGGGATGAGGCGTGTCTCAAGCCAGGTGCCGCCATCGTCCCCAAGCAGCAGGGTCTCCTCGGTGAGGGATCCCGCGGCTGGCTCCGCCGCCTTCCGGAGCATCGCAACCCACCTCTCTGCAATCCGGGGCGGAAACATCTCCCTGACGTTCATCCCCTGCAGCGCCCCGGGCTCTCTATCAAGCAGGCGGCCGCCGGCACTGTTCACGTAGAGGGCATTCCCTTCCATGTCGACCAGAAAGATGATATCCGGCGCCGACTCCGCAAGCGCCCGGTAGCGCTTCTCGCTCTCCCGGAGCGCCTCTTCCATGCGCCTCTGCTCGGTGACATCGACCGCGGTGGCCATGATGCAGACTGGATCCCCGGACCTCTCAGTGACGAAGTTTAAGGTCACGTGGGCGGTAAACTCAGTCCCGTCGGCCCGCCTGCCGGTCAGTTCTTCGCTGCACTTACCCCGCTCAGCAAGCATCCGGAGAACCTCCCCGACCTTCCCGGGGTCTGCCCAGAACTCCGCAAGGTGCCGCCCGAGGATCTTGCCGGGGTCGGTGAGCCCGCCCATCTCGAGCAACGCCTGGTTGGCGTAGGTCAGGTATCCGTCGAGGTCGGCGATGGCGATTGCGGAGAGCGACGACTCCATCGCCATCTCACGGATCAGGAGTTCTCTCTCGGCCGCTTTCCTCTCTGTGATATCAGAGTGCGTTCCCACGATCCGGAGCGGCATCCCGTCCGCATCCCGGCTGACCACCTGGAGCCGGTCCAGCACGTAGATCCATCTCCCGGATGCTGACCGCGCCCGGAACTCCATCTCGAAACGATCGCGTCCTTCGGCGACCATATCGTTGAGCGCCGCCTCCACCCGGTCGCGGTCTTCAGGGTGGACGAGCGAGAGGAGCGAGGAGACCGTGGGCACGAACTCCCCCGGTTCGTAGCCGAGCATCGTGAAGCACCGCGGGCTGTAAAAGATCGTCCCGGTGCCGAGGTCCCAGTCGACCAGCCCGTCGTTTGCAGCCATGAGCGCAAGGTTCAGCCGCTCCTCACTCTCCTGCAACGCCTGCTCGGCACGCCTCCGTCCGGTCACGTCGAGGAGCGACATCACCGACCGGTTCGTCCCCGGGATCATGCCGATGGTGGCCTCGACGGTATGGATGTTCCCGGACCGGTCGGCAAACGAGAAGGAGTAGTTCTTCGGTGCGGCCAAAGGATCGCTCCGCCGAAGGGTGTGGTAGCCGGTAATCCGTCGGAGTTCTTCGGCCCGGGGAACAAAATCGGTCAGCCGTTTGACCCCGACGATCTCCCGGCGCGGGTACCCGGAGAGCCGCTCGAACTCGGTGTTCGCGACTGAGATGGTACCGCCGTCCTCGATGAGGATCGTCGCCGTCCCGGTGTACTCGACGATCTTCTCGTAGTCCCCGGCGTCCGGGAATTCCCGGAACCACAGTAACCAGCCCTCGTCGGACGGCGCCTTCCGGCCCGAACAGAGACACCGTCGCTCTCCCCCTTCCAGATCCCGGATCCGGCACTCAAACTCGGGGGCCTCACCTTCATCCTTGAGTGCCGCAAGGATTCTCCCGGCAAGATCCCCGTCCCCCCCGAGCGCGTGGATGGCCTGCCAAAGATCGCCCTCCGGCACCCCAAGCACCCGGCGGAAGGCCGGGTTTGCCCAGACTATTTTGTGATCCTCACCGACCAGGAGACACCAGTCATCGACACCGTCGAGTATCCGGTACTCCGGCGGCGCTTCATAAATGGTTCCCGGGGGCCTGATGGGAGTCACATACGCGTCCTTTTGTGGTCCTGAAAAACATCTCGCGTGTTTATACTGAAGAGAGTTCTCACCGAAATCTTATTAAAATACTCCGGTTGCAGACCAAAAGGAAATATTGTTGATCCGTACATCAGGGGCCGTGCCCGGGCATGCCGGCACGCGCGGGCTTTGGGAAATATTCTTCACTTTCTGTGTGCTCGTCTAGAACATCCTTTACCTGGGGGCTGTATCCGCGTTCCGATCCCGGGGATAGAATCCCACCTGCGGGTGCTCCGGGCCGGGTGGGACCTCAGGCCTCCGCGTCTTCTGGCGCCTGCAGCTTCCGGAGGAGGCCGACCACTTCCCGCCCCTTCTCCCACCCTTCCGCGAGTGCGGAGGGGTGCCCTGCAATCCCGCCGTAGCGGTCCAGGTCGTTTGCGATGACGTTATCCCAGTACTCAAACCCGGTGGTGTTGAAGAAGGCGGTGATTGCAGGGAATGCCGCGTCAAAGACGTTCTCCCACCCAAGCCCGGCGGTCGATATGAAGATCCCCTTATGATGCCGGGTGTGTTCGGCGGTGAAGTAGAGGGTCTTCATGATGAACTTGCGCGCCCAGATGTACTGGGCCCGGTCGATCAGTCCCTTGAGTTCCGCCGTGATCCCCATCGAGTAGATGGGGGACGCGACAGCGAGGACATCGGCGGCGGCGATCTTCTCAAAGACCGGGGTGAGGTCGTCCTGGATGACGCAGACCCCGGTCCGGTGGCAGGCGTTGCACCCCCGGCACGAGGCGTAGTCAAGCGACCGAAGGACGATCTTCTCGACCTCCGCCCCCGCCTCCCGGGCACCCTCAAGCACGGCGTCAAGCAGGGTCTCGGTGTTCCCGTGCCGCCGGGGGCTCCCCGATATCCCGAGGACTCTTAAGGGTACGGTCATGCCACGCCGACCTCCCGCAGGTGTGCGATGACCTCTCCTGCCAGGGTTTCTGCATCGTGCATGGCGGTGGGGTGGCGGTCGATCGCGCCCTTCTCATCGACGCCGTTCACCATCAGGTACCTGATATCTCTATTTCTGACGTCGATGACGTTGAAGAAGCACTTCACCGACGGGATCGCCGCGTCAAAGACGTTCTCCCAGGTCTGCCCGGCGGTCGAGAGGAAGATCCCGACCCGCTTCCCTTTGCGCTCCGGCGGGACGACCGGGAGGCCGAGGACGTACTTCCGGGAGCGGAAGACCTGCGTCCGGTCGACCAGCACCTTCGCCTGCGCCGCAAGCCCCATGCAGTAGATGGGGGACGCGAGGACGATGCAGTCGGCCGCTACGATCCGGTCGTGGAGGTAGTCCATATAATCCCGCTGGACGCACCGGTTGAGCTTCTCACAGGCGTTGCACCCCCGGCAGGGTCTGATATCTGCTTCCGGGACGATGATCTTCTCGACCGCTGCTCCCTCCCTCTCCATCGCCGCGAGCACCCGGTCGAGCAGGGTCTCGGAGTTGCCGTGGCGACGGGGCGAGGTCGCAAACGCGAGGACGTCAATGGTCATATAGGAAGTATTGTCGGGCCGGAGGTAAAAAAAGTGCCGGGGTATTCCGGCGGCGAAGAGCGGTCCGTCACTGTGGTCCCGCCTGCCTCCTCCCGCTACTCCGGTACCTTCTCCTGCGACAATCCGATCGCGAGCGTGTAGCAGAGGATGAGCATCACGAACAGGAACGGAAACGCCGCCG is a genomic window of Methanoculleus bourgensis MS2 containing:
- a CDS encoding flavodoxin family protein codes for the protein MTVPLRVLGISGSPRRHGNTETLLDAVLEGAREAGAEVEKIVLRSLDYASCRGCNACHRTGVCVIQDDLTPVFEKIAAADVLAVASPIYSMGITAELKGLIDRAQYIWARKFIMKTLYFTAEHTRHHKGIFISTAGLGWENVFDAAFPAITAFFNTTGFEYWDNVIANDLDRYGGIAGHPSALAEGWEKGREVVGLLRKLQAPEDAEA
- a CDS encoding flavodoxin family protein — encoded protein: MTIDVLAFATSPRRHGNSETLLDRVLAAMEREGAAVEKIIVPEADIRPCRGCNACEKLNRCVQRDYMDYLHDRIVAADCIVLASPIYCMGLAAQAKVLVDRTQVFRSRKYVLGLPVVPPERKGKRVGIFLSTAGQTWENVFDAAIPSVKCFFNVIDVRNRDIRYLMVNGVDEKGAIDRHPTAMHDAETLAGEVIAHLREVGVA